A window of the Streptomyces sp. NBC_01351 genome harbors these coding sequences:
- the nudC gene encoding NAD(+) diphosphatase, translating into MEVPVSTRTERPLSLAAPSDIDRAAHHRLDEAWLAAAWSHPTTRVFVVSGGQVLIDDTPDGDTRIVMTPAFEAPATETHRYFLGTDEDGVRYFALQKDSLPGRMDQSARPAGLREAGLLLGPRDAGLMVHAVALENWQRMHRFCSRCGERTVVAAAGHIRRCPGCGAEHYPRTDPAVIMLVTDEQDRALLGRQVHWPEGRFSTLAGFVEPGESIEQSVVREVWEEAGVKVGEVEYVASQPWPFPYSLMLGFTARATTSEINVDGEEIQEARWFSREELRRAFETGEVLPPSGISIAARLVELWYGEPLPKSAA; encoded by the coding sequence TTGGAAGTACCTGTGAGTACCCGTACCGAGCGCCCGCTCTCGCTCGCCGCGCCGAGCGACATCGACCGCGCCGCGCACCACCGCCTCGACGAGGCGTGGCTCGCCGCGGCCTGGAGCCACCCCACCACCCGCGTGTTCGTCGTCTCCGGCGGCCAGGTGCTGATCGACGACACCCCCGACGGGGACACCCGCATCGTGATGACCCCGGCCTTCGAGGCCCCGGCCACCGAGACGCACCGCTACTTCCTGGGCACCGACGAGGACGGCGTACGGTACTTCGCGCTGCAGAAGGACTCGCTGCCGGGCCGCATGGACCAGTCGGCCCGCCCCGCCGGCCTGCGCGAGGCCGGACTGCTGCTCGGCCCGCGCGACGCCGGGCTGATGGTGCACGCGGTCGCCCTGGAGAACTGGCAGCGGATGCACCGCTTCTGCTCCCGCTGCGGCGAGCGCACGGTCGTCGCGGCCGCCGGACACATCCGCCGCTGCCCGGGCTGCGGCGCCGAGCACTACCCGCGCACCGACCCGGCCGTGATCATGCTGGTCACGGACGAGCAGGACCGCGCGCTGCTCGGCCGCCAGGTGCACTGGCCCGAGGGCCGCTTCTCGACGCTGGCCGGCTTCGTGGAGCCGGGCGAGTCCATCGAGCAGTCCGTCGTCCGCGAGGTGTGGGAGGAGGCGGGCGTCAAGGTCGGCGAGGTCGAGTACGTGGCCAGCCAGCCGTGGCCCTTCCCGTACAGCCTGATGCTCGGCTTCACGGCCCGCGCCACCACCTCGGAGATCAACGTGGACGGCGAGGAGATCCAGGAGGCCCGCTGGTTCTCCCGCGAGGAGCTGCGCCGCGCCTTCGAGACGGGCGAGGTGCTGCCTCCGTCGGGCATCTCCATCGCGGCGCGCCTCGTCGAGCTCTGGTACGGAGAGCCGCTGCCGAAGTCGGCGGCGTGA
- a CDS encoding dipeptidase, translating into MSLSTPDSVVRTYIDTHRAAFLDDLAEWLRIPSVSAQPEHAGDVRRSAEWLAAKLKETGFPVAEVWTPSDAKTGAGGSGAPAVFAHWPSEDPQAPTVLVYGHHDVQPAALADGWHTEPFEPVIKDGRMYGRGAADDKGQVFFHTLGVRAHLAATGAAAPAVHLKLLIEGEEESGSTNFRALVEARAAELAADVVIVSDTGMWSETTPTVCTGMRGVADCEIDFHGPDQDIHSGAFGGAVPNPATAAARLVAALHDEDGRVTIPGFYDNIAELTDTERALIAELPFDEAEWLRTAKSHAASGEAGYSTLERVWARPTAEVNGIGGGYQGPGGKTIVPASAHLKLSFRLVSGQDPYEVEAAVRDWVAARIPDGIRHDITFGAPTRPCLTPLDHPALQSVVRAMGRAFGEKVRFTREGGSGPAADLQDVLDAPVLFLGISVPSDGWHSPNEKVELDLLLKGVETTAYLWGDLAATQRRGPA; encoded by the coding sequence ATGAGCCTCAGCACGCCGGACAGCGTCGTCCGCACGTACATCGACACCCACCGCGCAGCCTTCCTCGACGACCTCGCCGAGTGGCTCCGCATCCCCTCCGTCTCGGCGCAGCCCGAGCACGCGGGAGACGTACGCCGCAGCGCCGAATGGCTGGCCGCGAAGCTCAAGGAGACCGGCTTCCCGGTCGCCGAAGTCTGGACCCCTTCCGACGCAAAGACGGGCGCCGGAGGCTCCGGCGCCCCCGCCGTCTTCGCGCACTGGCCGAGCGAGGACCCGCAGGCCCCCACCGTCCTCGTGTACGGGCACCACGACGTGCAGCCCGCCGCCCTCGCCGACGGCTGGCACACCGAGCCGTTCGAGCCGGTGATCAAGGACGGCCGCATGTACGGCCGCGGCGCCGCCGACGACAAGGGCCAGGTCTTCTTCCACACCCTCGGCGTCCGCGCCCACCTGGCGGCCACCGGCGCCGCCGCCCCCGCCGTGCACCTCAAGCTCCTCATCGAGGGCGAGGAGGAGTCCGGCTCCACGAACTTCCGCGCGCTCGTCGAGGCCCGCGCCGCCGAGCTCGCCGCCGACGTCGTGATCGTCTCCGACACGGGCATGTGGTCCGAGACCACCCCCACCGTGTGCACCGGCATGCGCGGCGTCGCCGACTGCGAGATCGACTTCCACGGCCCGGACCAGGACATCCACTCCGGCGCCTTCGGCGGGGCCGTGCCCAACCCGGCCACCGCCGCCGCCCGCCTGGTCGCCGCCCTGCACGACGAAGACGGCCGCGTCACGATCCCCGGCTTCTACGACAACATCGCCGAGCTCACCGACACCGAGCGCGCGCTCATCGCCGAGCTGCCCTTCGACGAAGCCGAGTGGCTGCGCACGGCCAAGTCCCACGCGGCCTCCGGCGAGGCCGGCTACTCCACCCTGGAGCGCGTCTGGGCCCGCCCGACCGCCGAGGTCAACGGCATCGGCGGCGGCTACCAGGGCCCCGGCGGCAAGACGATCGTGCCCGCCTCCGCCCACCTGAAGCTCTCGTTCCGCCTGGTGTCCGGGCAGGACCCGTACGAGGTCGAGGCGGCCGTCAGGGACTGGGTGGCCGCCCGGATCCCGGACGGAATCCGCCACGACATCACCTTCGGCGCCCCGACCCGCCCGTGCCTGACCCCGCTGGACCACCCCGCCCTGCAGTCCGTCGTACGGGCCATGGGCCGCGCCTTCGGCGAGAAGGTCCGCTTCACGCGCGAGGGCGGCTCCGGACCGGCGGCGGACCTCCAGGACGTCCTGGACGCGCCCGTCCTCTTCCTCGGCATCTCGGTACCCTCCGACGGCTGGCACTCGCCGAACGAGAAGGTCGAGCTGGACCTCCTCCTCAAGGGCGTCGAGACGACCGCCTACCTGTGGGGCGACCTGGCCGCCACGCAGCGCCGCGGGCCCGCATGA
- a CDS encoding mycoredoxin, whose translation MQDTGTVTMYSTTWCGYCRRLKTQLDREGIAYNEINIELDPASAAFVEKANGGNQTVPTVLVKSAAGSESVMTNPSLAQVKQALAV comes from the coding sequence ATGCAGGACACGGGCACCGTCACGATGTACAGCACGACCTGGTGCGGCTACTGCCGTCGGCTGAAGACCCAGCTGGACCGGGAAGGCATCGCGTACAACGAGATCAACATCGAGCTCGACCCGGCGTCCGCGGCGTTCGTGGAGAAGGCGAACGGCGGCAACCAGACCGTTCCCACCGTGCTGGTGAAGTCCGCCGCGGGCAGCGAGTCCGTCATGACGAACCCGAGCCTGGCCCAGGTCAAGCAGGCCCTCGCGGTCTGA
- a CDS encoding ATP-dependent DNA helicase UvrD2 — MTAACGQVSRPTHETWQHCGVTAATHSPSFPASADSPDSADAVLLGLDPEQREVATTLRGPVCVLAGAGTGKTRAITHRIAYGVQSGQLMPASVLAVTFTNRAAGEMRGRLRTLGAGGVQARTFHSAALRQLQYFWPKAVGGDVPRLLERKIQLVAEAGARCRIRLDRGELRDVTGEIEWAKVTQTVPADYPAAALKSGREAPRDLAEIAQIYGTYEQLKRDRSMIDFEDVLLLTVGILQDRHDIAEQIRAQYQHFVVDEYQDVSPLQQRLLDLWLGERDSLCVVGDASQTIYSFTGATPDHLLNFRNRYPQATVVKLVRDYRSTPQVVHLANGLLKQARGRAAEHRLELVSQRDTGPDPVYAEYPDEPAEAEGVAHRIRDLIAAGVPAGEIAVLYRINAQSEVYEQALADAGVPYQLRGAERFFERQEVQKAILALRGAARSGGNDPLLDDVVELGSQVRAVLSSTGWTAEPPAGSGAVRDQWESLAALVRLAEDFARSRPGANLADLTIELEERKAAQHAPTVQGVTLASLHAAKGLEWDAVFLVGLTDGMVPITYAKTDEQVEEERRLLYVGVTRARMHLTLSWALSRAPGGRASRRPSRFLNGLRPGSAAPGSLPGSPADRAARKRGRRGPTLCRVCGKTLTEAGELKLMRCEECPSDMDEGLYERLRDWRAVQAKQQGLPGYCVFTDKTLMAIAEASPAEPGELSMISGVGARKLDRYGADVLAICAGRDPEDTDPDDA; from the coding sequence ATCACTGCCGCCTGTGGACAAGTTTCCCGCCCGACCCACGAGACCTGGCAGCATTGCGGGGTGACAGCAGCAACGCACTCCCCATCCTTCCCCGCCTCCGCCGACTCCCCGGACTCGGCCGACGCGGTGCTCCTGGGCCTGGACCCGGAGCAGCGCGAGGTCGCCACGACCCTGCGCGGGCCGGTGTGCGTGCTGGCCGGCGCCGGTACGGGCAAGACCCGCGCGATCACCCACCGGATCGCGTACGGCGTCCAGTCCGGCCAGCTGATGCCCGCCAGCGTGCTCGCGGTCACCTTCACCAACCGCGCCGCCGGGGAGATGCGCGGCCGCCTGCGCACCCTCGGTGCGGGCGGGGTCCAGGCCCGCACCTTCCACTCCGCGGCCCTGCGCCAGCTCCAGTACTTCTGGCCCAAGGCGGTCGGCGGGGACGTGCCCCGGCTGCTGGAGCGCAAGATCCAGCTCGTCGCCGAGGCGGGCGCGCGCTGCCGCATCCGCCTCGACCGGGGCGAGCTGCGCGACGTCACCGGGGAGATCGAGTGGGCCAAGGTCACCCAGACGGTGCCCGCCGACTATCCGGCGGCCGCCCTCAAGTCGGGCCGCGAGGCCCCCCGGGACCTGGCCGAGATCGCCCAGATCTACGGCACGTACGAGCAGCTCAAGCGCGACCGCTCCATGATCGACTTCGAGGACGTGCTGCTCCTGACGGTCGGCATCCTCCAGGACCGGCACGACATCGCCGAGCAGATCCGCGCCCAGTACCAGCACTTCGTGGTCGACGAGTACCAGGACGTCAGCCCCCTCCAGCAGCGCCTGCTGGACCTCTGGCTCGGCGAGCGCGACAGCCTCTGCGTCGTCGGCGACGCCAGCCAGACCATCTACTCCTTCACCGGAGCCACCCCCGACCACCTGCTGAACTTCCGCAACCGCTACCCGCAGGCCACCGTGGTCAAGCTGGTCCGCGACTACCGCTCCACCCCCCAGGTGGTCCACCTCGCCAACGGGCTGCTGAAGCAGGCCAGGGGCCGGGCCGCCGAGCACCGCCTGGAGCTGGTCTCGCAGCGCGACACCGGCCCCGACCCGGTCTACGCCGAGTACCCGGACGAGCCGGCCGAGGCCGAGGGCGTCGCCCACCGGATCCGGGACCTGATCGCGGCCGGCGTCCCGGCCGGCGAGATCGCCGTCCTCTACCGCATCAACGCCCAGTCCGAGGTCTACGAGCAGGCCCTCGCCGACGCCGGGGTCCCCTACCAGCTGCGCGGAGCCGAGCGGTTCTTCGAGCGCCAGGAGGTCCAGAAGGCGATCCTCGCGCTGCGCGGAGCCGCCCGCTCCGGGGGCAACGACCCACTCCTCGACGACGTCGTGGAACTGGGCTCCCAGGTCCGCGCCGTGCTCAGCTCCACCGGCTGGACCGCAGAGCCGCCCGCCGGCTCCGGCGCCGTCCGCGACCAGTGGGAATCGCTGGCCGCCCTGGTCCGCCTCGCCGAGGACTTCGCCCGCTCCCGCCCCGGAGCCAACCTCGCGGACCTGACGATCGAGCTGGAGGAGCGCAAGGCCGCCCAGCACGCCCCGACCGTCCAGGGCGTCACCCTGGCCTCGCTGCACGCGGCGAAGGGCCTGGAGTGGGACGCCGTGTTCCTCGTGGGCCTCACCGACGGCATGGTGCCGATCACCTACGCCAAGACCGACGAGCAGGTCGAGGAGGAGCGCCGACTGCTCTACGTCGGCGTCACCCGGGCCCGCATGCACCTGACCCTCTCCTGGGCGCTCTCCCGCGCTCCGGGCGGCAGGGCCTCCCGCCGCCCCAGCCGCTTCCTGAACGGCCTGCGGCCGGGCTCCGCGGCCCCCGGAAGCCTGCCCGGCTCCCCGGCCGACCGGGCGGCCCGCAAGCGCGGCCGCCGGGGACCCACCCTGTGCCGGGTGTGCGGCAAGACCCTGACCGAGGCCGGCGAGCTCAAGCTGATGCGCTGCGAAGAGTGCCCGTCCGACATGGACGAAGGACTCTACGAGCGGCTGCGGGACTGGCGCGCGGTCCAGGCGAAGCAGCAAGGACTGCCCGGCTACTGCGTCTTCACGGACAAGACGCTGATGGCGATCGCCGAGGCCTCGCCGGCCGAGCCGGGGGAGCTCTCGATGATCTCCGGAGTGGGCGCCCGCAAGTTGGACCGGTACGGAGCCGATGTGCTGGCCATCTGTGCAGGTCGAGACCCTGAGGACACGGATCCTGACGACGCGTAG